CTAGATAAGACCACTTTTAATGCCATTACTTCTGTTGTAGGAACGGGTTTTAGTAACGCCAGTGATTTTCAAATCACTAGTTTAGGAGCAGTTAGTAATGCTGTAGTTATCTACGACCCTGCAACTGGGCAATTACTATACAATCAAAATGGTAGCGCAGCTGGTTTCGGCAGTGGCGGTCAATTTGCACAACTGACTGGTAAGCCTACTCTGACTGCCTCCGACTTCATCATTCAAGCATAACCCAATACGGTTTAATTAAGGGTTATTGGTGTAGATAATTGGTTTTTGAAGACGCGATAAATCGCGTCTCTACATCAGGGTTTTGTTGCTCTATCTGAACTGTATTGACTTAATAGGGGACGCAATATGTTTATTGCGTCCCTACATTTATTGACTTGCAATCTGTTGTAGTTTAAACCCATTGCACAGGATTTAATTTATAGTAACGTTGTAATTGCTCATAAAGTGCCGGATGCTTGGACAACAATTGGTGCGGTTTTTCAAAGAATGTCTCAGTCGCCACGGCAAAAAATTCTGCGGGATTTGTTGCGCCATAGCTATCCATTACCGTCTTTACGCCTTGTAGAAGATCGTTACAAAGTTGCTGATATGCTTCTGTCATCACCTTTGACCAAATAGGATAGTCTGAGTTATGTTGCAATATAGGAACTCCCTCAGCTTTACCATCCTCTTGATCCAACTGATGGGCGAATTCATGAAGTACAACGTTACGTCCATCCCTCCAGTTGGCAGTGTCTTGTTTCACTTGTTCCCAAGATACTACTACTTGGTCAGTTGTCCACGATTCGCCTAATCTTGCCACACGCCTTTCTTCAACAACATAATTTCCAATAGCAGTCGTTTCCTGAACAAAATAAGCATTGGGATACATTAGAATTGAACGAAGTCTAGGAAAGTACTGCCCACGTTCATTAAGTAGGAGTAAACAGGCAACAGCCGCAAGGGTAAGTTTCATTTCTTCTGTAACTTGTAATCCTCTACAGCCAATAAATTGCTTTTCTGCTAAAAACACTTGAATATGTCCCTGAAGTCGTCTAATTTCATCGGGAGAAAGACAAGGATAAATAGGAAGATTATTCTCAATAATGGCACTCCAAAGGGGAGGAAAAGGACGATGTTTGAGACGGTTTCTTCGCCTTTTAACTAGAATGGGATTGACTAAAATCCCAACAATAATTAGTCCAATGGTGAAAAAGATAACTATTGTTTTAATCATTAATCTTTTAACAGGTTACAAGTGTTGAGCCGAAAGATTGTCATAAAGGCACTTGTTTTGTGTTGCAGATAGCAAATACTGAAAAATGTTAAGGCTATTGCTGTGCAGTCGAAGGCGCAAATAAAGCGCATGGAAAAACTCTTGTCGGTTGGAGACACTGAGTAAAATAAGCTACTAGCTACAATAAGCCAGATTGCTTAATCCGGGAGTATTTACTAAGTCAGTATTGGC
This Nostoc sp. C052 DNA region includes the following protein-coding sequences:
- a CDS encoding M90 family metallopeptidase, which codes for MIKTIVIFFTIGLIIVGILVNPILVKRRRNRLKHRPFPPLWSAIIENNLPIYPCLSPDEIRRLQGHIQVFLAEKQFIGCRGLQVTEEMKLTLAAVACLLLLNERGQYFPRLRSILMYPNAYFVQETTAIGNYVVEERRVARLGESWTTDQVVVSWEQVKQDTANWRDGRNVVLHEFAHQLDQEDGKAEGVPILQHNSDYPIWSKVMTEAYQQLCNDLLQGVKTVMDSYGATNPAEFFAVATETFFEKPHQLLSKHPALYEQLQRYYKLNPVQWV